The DNA segment ggcactcactctaAGCTAAGATGAACCCTCCCCACCCTCAGCCCCAGGCTCATCACTGGCCTGAGGGCCCATTCTCAACTCCTAGAAGTTCCCAGGAGCATCTGGGCGCCCAGGAGTTTTAGAACCACAGCCTCTGTCCCAGCCTCCAATTCTCACCTGGAGAAACACACACTGGGACCCCATTTTAGGCTGCATTTCGCCTCCTCCAAGTAGCATGTTGGATTCAATGAGCCCAGCATCCCAGCAGcgaggaagaaatgaagactaGCTCCCCTGCATTTTGCTTCCCTGTGACAGATCAGCAATGTTCCCACACCCCAGCAGCAAGGCTAACCACCGACCCACACTCATCTATATTCATCTGCCCTCTTCCCATAGTGGCTGCTCCTCCTCATATTGAGGCTTGCTTTACTAGCAAGGAGTAATCCATACATCACCCCCTCTAAGATAGCCCTGGACTCCAGGGCTCCCACACCAGTCCAGGCCACTTGTCATGTGACATTTCTGTGAGCTCTTTACCTGCCTTTCTCAGGAGACTCAAAGTTTCTTGAAGATAGGGCAGGTCCTTCCTCACTGACTTTTAGGTTCACCACATAGCAACAACTTTCAAATCCTTGATAGATGAGCTTACTAGGTAAACGAGGTAGGAGGGTGGGGAGCCAGAGGAGTAAGCTGCCTATCACCAGAGCTTGGGTGGCCAGTCCTGAGGAACTTAAATTCCCCATTCTGACGGCCAGAGAGATCAGGGCGGGGCTCTGAGGTTAAGAGAGGGGCTGAAAGTAGAGAATGGAAAATCAGGCTAGCAGGCAGGTTGCCATACAGAATGATAAAGAACTCTGGAAGGTCCCTGGAGGCTGACAGCtgaatcctgagttcaattcttccCTGTGCTTCAGATTTCAAATATGCCATCATTGGTATGGCAGTGGGAGTAGCCATATCTGCAGGTTTCCTTGCCTTGAAGATCTGCATGATCCGGAGACACTTGTCTGATAATGACTCTGCAGACCTGAAGAACACACCCCAGGGTAAGGGAGCCATGACAAAAAGAACCTGTACTGCTCTGCAGGAGAAAGGGTTGTCCTGTCTGTTGCCCTTTTGTGTTCCTGTGACAAAATACTGGAGGCAATCAACTTAAAGAGAGGAAAGGGATTGGGGCTCACGGTGTTGAAATTTTTGTCCATGCTCTATTGATTACTTTGGTTTGGAGTTGATATAAGTCATGGGTGTGGAGGAGGAAGCTGTTTcctctcagagagaagaaactgggGCTCTACAATCCCCACAAGGACATTCCCCAGGGCCTAAGATCTCCTAGTAGGTCCTGAGCACAATGGGCTATGGAATAAGCCTTTAACATATGATCCTTTGGTTGTTCAAGACCTGAGCCATAGAAAATGGTGTCCTGTGAAGTCACCTAATGGAAGACATTGAGGGACACTGATGGCAAAAGACAGAGCAAACCCAGGAGCAGTCCAAGAACTTCCACAGAGAACCAATGTGGTGTCGCTATAACTATCTTCCCCCTGTGTCACTCTGCCTATCTCTCTGTCACTGAACATCTGTATTCAGTCACTTTTGATATTCCTGAGAATTGAGCTCTCTGGTGAAGCTCTCTGGAGAAAGATGGGAATATCTGAAGTCAGTTTCAAAGTGAGACCTCTGTTCTCTTGTCCTACGGATGTGATCAGACAGCATCGATCCCAGGGGGCCCTGAAGTCCTGAGCTCAGCTAGTTGGTGGGCAGGTCATCCCCAGAGCAGGGGACAGTGGTTGCCTATGATCCAGATGTGGCTCAGCTCATGTGCCTCAGCGAACAGCAGCATGGCAGTTCACAGCCTGTGCTGTTTCAGGGAGGGCCTCCCTGCAGGACCTGAGCAGCTTCTCCCTGAGTCAGGTAGCAAAATTCGACATGGACTTGCACCCCTCTCCCTGGAAGACACCTCGGCCTCGGAGATaatgaagatgatgatggtgagATTTTCTGTGGGGGAGTTCTGAGGACAAGGAGGAAAAAGTCTCTTTTCTCCTAGAAAACATGACCATGACACGTAAAGATACACGGGGAAGGATAGCGTGGGCCATGAGGGAGCTTCTGGAAGTGGACATCACTGGTCACAAGCAGTgtctttgatttggttttcctATCAGTAAGAGTGGAAGAAGCTATCTTCCTATTCCCACAGCCTCCTTTCTTCTGAGGACTTCAGTCCCTTTGGGAAACTCAGGTTGTAAGCAGAGGGGTTATTGGTGGTATAGGGAACTCAGTCACACATGTGTGCCAGCCAAGGACTTCAGTCACTGTTCTTAGAGAGGCTCCAACAGCACTAAGATGTACCTTGAACTGCTTCTCAATGAGTGACACCACAGAGCTCCTCCACCCTGCTGGCTTTGAACCCTTGCATCCGCTAGCTGGGCAAAGGAGTCACAGGTCTCCCCTGCTAATGCTCTGCTTTCTCTGTTTAGACACCATCTTGCTGAAGAAGAAAAGCCCAAGGTAAGGTTGTTGCAGACCGGTCAGTGGGGTCCCACACCCTACCCACCATGCCTACCTCAGCTATTGGGTCATTGATTCTCTAGAGGTCTGAAATGCACCACACGGGTCTTGCCTGCTACTCACCCTTTCTTTGGACCAGTGGTCGTGGGGCCATGAGAGCAGTGGCCTCAGGGCACAGTAGCCAAAAGCCTCAGGCTTGTCTTTGCACCCCCAGGGTTAGACTTCTCCCCAACACCCTGCTCAGAACATGCATGTTTAACACTTGAAGTCCGCACCTCCTCCATGACCTGGGCTTGTCTTAGATTAAATCCTCCTATTAGCATCTGGCAGCTTTGCTTTATTTATTGCATGAAGCCCAAGTCTTTGACCAGCCCGCCCTGGGATCTTTGTACTCACCGTTTTGTAACACAGCTCAGATGGTTGCAAGCCTTGCACCTTGTGTCTTTTACAGCCCTACTCAGTGCTGCCACTTGATTTTAGATAGACCACTTTATTTAAATAGGAACAATCCACTCTGCCCTTCTTTGTccttcctgtgtgtgcacatggatgtgtTGTGTGTCCCAGTCTTGTACCCATGGATGTGCACATATGTGGATTCCTGAAGCTTATGTTGAGTGTCTTCCTTAATCTTTCTCCACCGTATTTTTTGAGGAGAGGTCTCTTACTGAACTCAGAGCTTGCTGGTTTGGTCAGGCTGGCTAGCAGCAAGGTGCAGGTGGCCCCGGGTTGGTCCCTTCCCAGAGCTGTGTTACACGCACATGCCTGGGTGCTGCGGATCCAGCTCAGCTCTTCATACTTGCTGTAAGAACTTTTCTggccgagccatctccccaagccctggctttatttttctctatagCTCTTTTTTACAGTTGCATTACATGTCATTAAATTctatagatttttgttgttgttcacttCCTGCCCTAAAATGTAACCTCCTTAAAGACAGGTCTTTCTTGTCATCTCTGTAGTTCTAGCAGGTAGCTCAGTGCATGGAATAGAGTGTGAGCCTTtgcaatgaatgaatggatgaaatgAATGGACATGAGGACAGGAGACAGGGACTGGGTGGCAAGAGAGGGAAGACAAGCTCCCTCCAACTACAGGGGTCACAGGTGGCAGTCATCTGAGAATGGTGAGACAGGAAAGGCCTGTGTGACTCTGTGCACCCTTGAGGTGCTGAGGGCTGCACACTCAGTGGGAAGTAGATTGTGTCAGGATACAGGTAGAGAACAAAGAGGGACCTAAACAAGCACAGTAGCCCTGGGAAGGGAGGACTCCAGTGGACATTTGGCCACTGTGGGAGCCATGTGAGAGAAGGATGTTGCTGAAGAGAGAAAACGATTCAGCTCCCTGGGGTTCGAGGAACTTTGAATAAGAGAATGATTCTGAACCATGTCTGGAAACTCTCTGTACAGCACCAAGGAAACTGGGAGGGAGCGGGGCAGTGGGTTCGTCACGGTCATCCTCAGGGGGCCAGGGAAAGGGCCTGTGCAGATGGAATCCCCTCTGGATGCCCCTTCAGTGCTCAGACTCTCCTGGAACAAACTCTGAATCACAGCCAAGAGGATGCAGAAAGAACCTAAAAATGGGAAGGTTCTGGCTTCTTTGAGGCACTGGAGCTAGAGGAGGCAAGAGCTGTCCAACAATGAACCCTTAAAAGCAACAGCCAAGGTagtggaggaaggggagggagctaCCACAGCAGAAGGAGGTGGTCAAGTTTCCCAGACTAACACTAGATGAAGTTGGGGAGCCCAAGCAACTTAAAGTCCCAGGAAGCCACTGACCACAGGAGCCAAGGCCCACACACAGCCCAGCCTCATCTACTGGTCTGCACTAGGCTTTATTACCAGCATGCCCCTCTGTCCCCAGGCTTGCCCTCAGCATCCTCCCTAACAGGAAGGAAATCTGGCATTGCCCTGGTGGCAGCTGTGGCTCTTCTGCTTGCCAGGGTAGGAATGCTGGCACTAGCTAGAGAGCTTGCTTGGACAACATTCCTTTAGGACTATGGGAAGTTATCCAGGGATGATCCTTTGGCTACATTAAAAGCAAAACTGTGGTCTTTTGCCCAATTAAAGTTGagaagactgagagagagagagagagagagagagagagagagagagagagagagagagagagagagagagagagagaatccagttCTTTCACAGCCTTCCCTTTGACCATGGTCAATCAGTTAGTCAATGCAGTccatttaataaaaacaaaatcccaaacacCACTCTGTCAGCAGACTGCATTGTGGTAGATTGTCTTGTTCTCATTCTGCTTTGTGGGAGTCCGAGAGTGGGAAAGCCCATGTGTTGGGAGCAGACATTGAGAGGCAGAATCTCGAGGTCCTGTTTGAACTTGCCCTTCCCTGGTTTACCCGCGTGCTATAGCAAGATCCAACTGACTGTGATGGCCACTCTAGGTCTGGAATCATGTCTCATCTTCTCTCTTGTCCTCTTtctgtttgagaaaaaaaatcttgaaatccACAGAAAAATTGAAAAGTTGCAAACAAAATATGCCCGttccctgtacttcttttatttccttttaccccccctcctcccccaagaATTGTTCATTTTAAactacctgtggtggtttgaatatgcttggcccagggagtggcactattaggtgtggccttgttagagtaggtgtggccttgttgaaggaagtatgtcactgtgggagtgggcaatgagaccttcctcctaaccacatgggagtcttctcctagctgccttctaaacaagaggtagaactctcagctcttccagcaccacgcctgcctgggtgctgccatgcttcctgccatgatgataatggactgaatctcagccccaattaaatgtatcttttataagagttcacagcaatgaaagccctgactaagacactacccAAGCTGAAAATTGTCCAAcgttccattttcttttccttttttctctcattcttttaTTTGGAGGGGGTCAAGAATAGCAAGGAGAGAGGCAACCTTGCCTGTGTTGCCCAGGCACCGTCCTGCATCATGAGGTGCACACCTAACTCCTGCCAATCTTCCTGTTGGTGATTCTTCTTATGATAGCTTGGCCAGGGAAGCCAGCGCTTGCTCCTTGCACAGTAGAGAGCCCAGTGTTCTTTGTTGAAAGTAAATACTCTGAAAACCGATGCTTTGTGACTCTAGCTTGGTCCTCAACAATTCCCCACCCATTGATTTCTCATCTATTTCTAATCCATCTCTGGGTCAGCTGTTGCCATTGGTGGTTACAAAAATATTTTGCGTCCAATTCTGATACCTCTTCTGCATCTCACACTGGTTatacttttctttgtgtgtgtgtggggggggttgctTTTCTATTTTCTCCCTTTTAGTTTTTGACTGATTATTGTTATCCAGATTTCAATCTATCAATATCAACATTCTTTGTTGCTCAAAGTGTCTCAAGTTGAGTCAGTGTAAGGTATTTCTTGATGACAAGTGGCCCTGTGACAATACCTGCTGTCCTGTGGCACCTCTTACactaaacacatgtacacacttgcaaacacacagacatatgcacacacatatatatgcatatatacatacacatacaaacatacagacacacatacacatgcaaaatgtACAGACATGCATAAATACCCACAGagaatgcacagacacacatagacacagacatgtacacagatacacatacatgcacacatgcatgcatgcacacagacacacattgacacaggcacacaaacacacacatatatgtaaagaaACACAtagactcagacacacacacacagacataggcatacacagacacacatgcatgcacccacgcatgcattcatgcacacacatagacatacacagacccagatacacagacaaacagacacacacacagagatagacacatacacagacagacagaaacacacacaatattttaGGTTCCCTTTGTACTGCTCTCATCCAGAGTCACCCCTTGACCTTTTCCTTagatttccttctgtttttatgggGATGACATTTAGAAATCCAGATTTGCGTAGCATGCGCCATACTCATGGTCACCAGCATATTGTTTTTTCTAGGTTCTTTCAGTGTATGTAGGTAAACAGCAAAGCCAACCAGCTAAGGTCCCCAAAGCTTCCCCATCTGCGTTTCTTGCTGACTTCCTCTGAAGGGGAGAccctggctctctcccatggcaGTATTTCCCCTTTTTGCTCGATTCCAATCACTGCACACGATGTGAATCACAGCAGTGCTCTGACACAGCCTGCCCAGCAAGCAGGAAGGCGTCTCTGCAGCACCTTTTGTCTGTAGAGTTTCCCTTTTCATGTCTATATAGCCAGAGTAATGTGCTCAATTTAAACAATAATTTTCTCTGTGTGGTTAATACTACCAATTTGATAATAATTCTTAAGTCTCAGGGACTAGGCtagtttagtattttatttaaaacccttaattttatttttgaacatgTAAAACAGGAGCAAAGGCCAAGGACTACCTAAACATAAATGCAGAGAATTCTTTCTCTCCATACTGTTGAGATCTTTCTGCCTTGAGGTCATCATCTTAGTGGGTCCTGGTTGATTGAACCCCTGCCCTTGACCCTTTCACAAAGACATATtgaattttaaacacacacacacacacacacaagtatatatttatatacacacacatacatgcataccttAACAGACATATTGTGTGatattttaaggttttttaaaaatcctgaccTGATTCACTGGCATTCATTCTGGTGTGGGATAATAGCTACAGATATAACTTGGTGTGTTACACAAATAGtatcctcattaaaaaaaaaaatccaaacattgGTTAAGTATAGTAGGtcatacctataattccagagCTGTAGGATTGCTACTTTAGAGACCAGTTTGAACTGGACAGCgagtccctgtctcagaaacaactggttggtgctggagagctggcccagcaCTTAAGGGCTTGCTGcccctccagaggacctgggttcagttcccagcgcccaTGTCCAGTGGTTCATAAGCACCTGTAGTTTGAGCTCCAAGGTGATCTGATGCACCTTTCTGACTTCCAAGTCACAAGCATGTACATgcgtatgtgcacatatgcacatcctctcgaaataaataaagaaacaagtCTTAAAGGAGTGCAAACCAGAGGGACACATGGCGGTATTAGACCCACCCTCATTTCTAGCCTAGTTTGCTCTCAGTCCCCACGCTTGCTTGGCTGTTTCTGGACTCAGCTACTGGTGGTGAGCAATGAGCAGATGCCACAGTGTGACCGGTGTGGTGGGTTCCAGGTATGCTTTGCATTCTGGCAGGCTGATTCCTCCCACCTTCAGCTTTCCCACACTGTACTCCCTCCTCAGGGAAACATTTGCTAACGTTAGTTCTGCAGCCTTGGGCAAGACTTTTCAGTCATCTGCAGAAGTTTGCCATGAAAATAAATGCCTTGGTATTTCATTGGgagatatattatttttatacgtTGATTAACTTCATTGTGACATTAGTCAGAAATCCATGGGGGGTTatagtctattttatttttgattaatgAATGCATTAATCACGTATATTAGTGGGTTTGTATGCTGTCTCCGTTCATGCGTCCACCAGACACAATTCAAATGTTGTATGGATTTATCCCCCTCTCGTAATCAGAAATCCATGTTTGGGTTAACTTTTTTCTTAATGTCCACCTGTGTTCGAGAACATAAGTTTTCTGTGTCTAGCTCACTTCACTTAACACGATGCCCTCTGGCTCTACCCATGTTCCACATGTCATCAGCTTCCTTTGTGCTTTATGGCTGTATTCCTTGTGAATATATACCATGGTTTTATTATAAAGACACTCAATGTGTCTGTTCACATGTGTTTCATGAAAGTGTGTGGGTTTTATTCTAAGGTATTCATCTTTCTTGGTAAGTTCAATCTTAAGTATTTTGAACATCTTGCATGTTTAAGGTCTTTCCCATTGCTTCTCTGACCTGGCCTTTGAGTATGTATTACTCTGGTGGCACTCATGGATTCTTGCATCATTTGACTCCATTTCTCTTTGGTCTTTTTGTATTTTCACGACACCCTCTGGTCTGCCAAGTGCACTCCTTCTTTCCCAACTCTTACAGCACTACTTGCTCGCTCTTCTCTGGTGCATCTTAAACTGCCAGTGTTAAGTGATCGGAGACACGAGCACTCCATGCCCCGTGCCTGACCTTGATGGGAAATGCATTCGGTATCCACTGTACAAGAAGCCTGTTTTAGAGTGGGCTGTCAGAAAAGGACTTTACCCAACGTGTTTAGTGTGCCACTTCCTCATCAGTGAGACATTTCTGACAAAATCCAGGACCCATTCCCATATCCAAACGCCTTGAGGCTTTTCCTGGCTCACCAGATGCAAAAGCACATATTcactttatttatctatttgtttatcCTTCTctttttggtcttcctgtgattTCTGGAGACAATATGGCAAAAAATTTTAG comes from the Mus musculus strain C57BL/6J chromosome 14, GRCm38.p6 C57BL/6J genome and includes:
- the Tmem273 gene encoding transmembrane protein 273 precursor, with the translated sequence MSSGVPLLRVLLFLLGIGGAQVLATGKPAETEIDFKYAIIGMAVGVAISAGFLALKICMIRRHLSDNDSADLKNTPQDTILLKKKSPRDAREIEL